Below is a genomic region from Fischerella sp. PCC 9605.
GGTACAGAAGATGATGTAGACCGGGAAAACGAAGTATTTTCTTATCACTCCACCTTTTTAGCCAGTGATTGGAAACTATTTCACGACGCTTTGCAGGCACATCACTTTTACATCATCCACGACCTTTTACCTAGGTATGGAATTTGTGTTGCTTAATACGTACAGAGTTAGTGGTTAGTGGTGAGCCAGCGCGGTCTACCCTATTGGGAAGCCGCTGCGCGTCTATGGGGAGGCGCGGGTGCCGCATAGGGTCAGCACATAGAGGAGGCGCGTGTTCGGAAAGAGCGTCCGAACTTTAAGCGCCGTCGCCGTGGTTCCCCCCATGTAGACGCCCGCAGGGCGGCTTCGGTGCAGGGTACGACTGGCGTAGACGCCCCTTGTGGGCGGTGAGCAGCGCGCGCGGTCTTGGGGAGGCAGTGCGGTCTTGGGGAGGCGCGGGTGCGGAACCTGCGTCCGCACATAGAGCGCCGTGGTTCCCCCCATGAGCACCTGCCGTGGTTTCCCCCATGAGCGACTGCGTAGACGCGCGCAGCGCGGCTTCTCGCAGAGTAGGGCTTCTCGTAGAGTACCCGGAGGGTTAGTAGTTAGTGGGAAAAACCAACAACTAACAATCAATTCTACCTACCAACTACCAATAAACAAATAACAAATTTCTGGAAATCAGCAGCTAGGAACGGTGAGTAAAAGAACGTACAGCAGTGACACATTAATAACAGAGGTGCTTAATGAATCTTTTTGTCACAGGTGGCTCAGGATTTCTTGGTAAGAGACTAATAAAACGTTTGATTAGTGACAACAATCATGTCACAGCTTTAGCTAGATCTGATTCATCAGGGAGAACTATTGAACAATTAGGCGCAAAAACTATCAAAGGAAATCTAGAGAATATTAGCGACTGGGAAGCATACTTAGCGGGACAAGAGATCGTTATTCATTGTGCTGCACCAGTCGAATTTTGGGGATCTTGGGAAAAGTTTTATCAAGAAATTACTCTAGCTACAAAGAACTTGTTAATCAGTGCTAGCAAGATGAATGTTAAAAAATTCATCTATATTAGTTCCGAATCAGTTCTGCAAGATGAGCTTCCTTTAATTGATATAGATGAAACATACCCTTATCCAGCAGAACCCAATTCTTACTATGGAAAAGCTAAGAAATTAGCTGAAGAAGAAATCTTAAATTTCCCTACAGAAATGAAGTGTATTATCCTGCGTCCTACTTATGTTTGGGGCAAGGGAGATAAAACACCGCAAACATTAGAAACAAAAGTCAAATCTGGCCAATTTTTATGGATAGATAGCGGTGAATGTGTAATTGAAACCGTTCATGTAGATAACCTCGTAGAAGCCATATCCTTAGCTTGTGTAAAAGGAGAAAATAAAGAAATCTATATTGTTACTGATGATGACCCTATAACTGTCAGAGATTACTTTACTCAACTTTTCAAAATCAGAAGAATAAACCCTCCAAACACAAATTTACCGAGTCTGATTGTTAATCCTCTGGCAAGTATAGTTGAATCAATTTGGAAATTGCTGAATATCAAAAGCACACCTCCTCTTTCCAAATTTGAAATATCTTTTGTGGCAATGCCCAGAAAATACAATATTTCAAAAATTAAACAGGAATTGGACTATAAACCCATCATGACTAGAGAAATGGGATTGAAGGAAATGATGAATAGTTAGTAGTTAATAGTGTTAGTAGTTAGTAGTTAATAGTAATTATTAACAAATGACAAATGACAAATGACCAATGACAAATGAGGTAATTTATGCAGCGTGAAATACCACTTTACACATTAGAAGGTGTGCGGAATACCGAGGTTTCCACACATCATTTTTCAACTGAAGATATGCTGGGACTTAGCATGTTGCGGTTCCAGCGTGCAGCTTGTGACGATGTAGTTTTGATTATTCACGGTCTAACTACATCAACAGATATGTTCATCATGCCCGAACATTACAACCTCGTGCAGTATTTGTTGGACAACGGGTTTGGTGATGTTTGGACATTAGACTATCGAATGAGCAACAGACATACGTATAATCTGCAAATGCATCGCCATAACATGGATGATATCGCTCTGTTCGACCATCCAGCAGCGATCGCCAAGATGCGCGAACAAATAGGCGATCGCCGCATCCACGTTATCTGTCATTGTTTGGGTTCTGTATCCTTTACAATGAGCTTGTTTGCCAAAGCTGTCACAGGTATTACTAGCGTCATTTCCAATAGTGCAGCCTTAACACCGCGTGTACCCAACTGGTCATTCGTCAAATTAAATCTTGCGCCTTTCCTAGTCGAATATGTTTTGGGACTTCCCCACCTAAACCCGCGCTGGAGTGAAGAAGCTGGTATCACAAAAGGCAAACTCTTCTCTAAAACTGTCTCGGCATTTCACCATGAATGCAATGTACCTTCTTGCCATATGCTAAGCGTAATGTGGGGAACAGGCTGGCCAGCTTTATACAGCCATGAAAATCTCCACGAAGTTACCCACCAACGCGGTGCAGACTTATACGGTGGTACTGGTTTGCATTACTATCGACATGTCCGCAAAATGGTAAAAAACAATAATACAGCGGTCAAACTTGAGCCAAATAATCCTAAATATGACCGCCTACCCAATAACTACCTTGAGTACGCACGGGAAATTGAAACTCCCGTCCTATTCATGACAGGCGATAACAATCACGTGTTTACTGATTCTAATATTGTCTGTCACAAGAGATTGGAGCAAATCGTACCAGGCAGACATGAACTTCACGTTTTCCCTGGCTACGGTCATCAAGACGTGTTTATGGGTAAAAACGTCCACATCGATATTTTCCCCAGATTGCTGCAATTTTTGAACAAGCAACGGTCTAAATATGTGAGTGGAAACACTGTAGCAACGACAGCTAATTGAAAACTAGGTTTTTGTAATTCTCAGCTTTCAATCTTAATCCTTCTTTACTTTATAAATTCGGCTAATCATTTAGTGTGAATTTCTGGTGGCAATTGATAACAGTTAGGAGTTAATAACTTACAACTCCTAACTCGCTTCCATTAAGAATGTAGAAACTTTCACCGATAAAATCTTGGATTCTACTGTAGGCGATCCAACTCGGATGTTAATTGTTTTGGCTCCAGTCGAAAAATATGCATTACTGTTTCGTAAACTTTACGATTTGAGTTTAGATTATCGAGCTAGATATGGTTGCTTTACATTTATTTCGTTCTATGTTAAAGCGATTCGTTCTGACTATTTAGCTCAAGGCGATCCGAAAAAGCGTTTCTGTGAATTGATGTTTTATTTGGGTATGAACCCAACAAAAATGACGGATGTGATTTTGGATGAGATAGTGTCAAAAATTGATGATTTGTGTGTGGAGCATAAAGCTTTTCGCTATATGCACACTAAGACTGTGAAAGATGCTGAGCGTAGAAATAAGATTGACCCGAATGTTTTTTATGCTCAAGAGGCAAGTGTATCTTTAGTGAGCGAATAGTTAGTAGATTCCCCCTAGCCCTCCTTGAAAATAGAGGAAATATCTATCACTATCAAAGTCCCCCTTTTTAAGGGGGATTTAGGGGGATCGTAAAACTAGATGTTGTGTAATGACTAGGTTGAAAACACACTCTTGTGAAAAGGCAAAATCCGTATAAAAACTAAAAACTTTAAGAAAGGAGATTTTATAGTGAGCGATCGCCTTGCACCATTTCCAAAAGAAGGTAGCTGTAGTTAAAAGCACAACCGCCGAAACCAATGTATACGAAGTGCTTCCTAACACCGAAGTGGAGATACTACCGGACTATGAAGAAGCCCTGAGAGCGCTGGACTACGAGCAGGTGGACGCCATCCTCGCTGACGACTCAATTTTGTTAGGAATAATACAGCAGCAACCAGGACAATATCGACTTGTAAACCATAGGTTAACGGAAGAACCCTACGCTGCGGCAGTCGTCAAAGGCGATCGCTTCTTACTCAATGCTGTAGACCAAGCAGTACGCCATTTCAAAGAATCCGGAACTTGGGTAGAAAGCTTTACTCGTTACTTCTCCAGTCAACCCGTACCAGAACTACCGAAGATGGGCAGACGTTCTAGCCTTGGTGATATTACTAATCAAAACAATGTCCCCTCTTCCCCCACTCTCCCACTTCCCCCTTCTCCCACTCCTCCCCTACCGCTTGCTAAACCAGGAACAGCGTTACGTCGCATTCAAAACCGGGGTTATTTGATTGTTGCAGTTAAAGACAACGTACCTGGCTTTGGCTACCGTGACCCCAAAACAGGTGAGTACAGTGGTTTAGAAATAGATTTAGCGCGTGCAGTCGCAGAGCAAATTTTTGGCGCTCGCGCTAAAGTAAAGTTTCATCCCGTCAAGTCTGAACAACGTCTGCCCCTACTACGTTCCCTTGCCAGCATCTTTGACCCTGTGCAAAAGATTTTCAGCATCCTGTCAACATCCCTTACAAGTAACTGGTGGCATCTCGGCATGGCGGGAAAACTACCGGAATTCCTCTGCCCAAAAGAATGTGTCGGTCAACAGGATTTTGTCGGGTTTGACTACTACTGGGGTATCAGTAATTTGCGAATTCACCGCGTCAAACAATTAATGGATGCTGCTTTCGGACGCTTTAACAATGCACCCGTTTGGTCTGGTGTACTCTATGATATGCTTAAATTCCACGCCAAGCTATTCCCCGATAAAGAAATTTTGATTGTTGAGAACGGTTGCGTTGATGTAGCAGACGGCGTGAAGCGCGAAGATTACATCCGCCAGCACATCCGCGAAGTACAGCGTGCTTGTAATGATGGCGTCAAGGTAGCAGGTTACGTCTGTTGGAGCATGACCTCAAACCGCGAGTGGGGTTTGAAGTTTGGCCCGGCCAGTGACTTTGGGTTATACCATATTGATCTAGACACAGACTCAGAATTAAAGCGCAAACCAACTACAGCAGCGGCGACGTACCGAGAGATTATAGAAAAACGAACTGTTTGATTTATTACCTTCGTGTCTTAGTACGCCAGGTGCTACAACGGGGGAAACCCCCGCAACGCACTGGCTCGTCTTAGTGGTTTAAAAAAATATTTTTTTATCACCAATACACAAAGACACCAAGCAAAATCATTATTTTTATGGCTCACACAAGGCTAGTCTTACCTTGAGGATGAACAGTTGGAGCATCTAAACCAGATCAATTTGCTAACAAAAAATTTGTAGCATTAACAACAACTTGT
It encodes:
- a CDS encoding NAD-dependent epimerase/dehydratase family protein, which encodes MNLFVTGGSGFLGKRLIKRLISDNNHVTALARSDSSGRTIEQLGAKTIKGNLENISDWEAYLAGQEIVIHCAAPVEFWGSWEKFYQEITLATKNLLISASKMNVKKFIYISSESVLQDELPLIDIDETYPYPAEPNSYYGKAKKLAEEEILNFPTEMKCIILRPTYVWGKGDKTPQTLETKVKSGQFLWIDSGECVIETVHVDNLVEAISLACVKGENKEIYIVTDDDPITVRDYFTQLFKIRRINPPNTNLPSLIVNPLASIVESIWKLLNIKSTPPLSKFEISFVAMPRKYNISKIKQELDYKPIMTREMGLKEMMNS
- a CDS encoding alpha/beta fold hydrolase; its protein translation is MQREIPLYTLEGVRNTEVSTHHFSTEDMLGLSMLRFQRAACDDVVLIIHGLTTSTDMFIMPEHYNLVQYLLDNGFGDVWTLDYRMSNRHTYNLQMHRHNMDDIALFDHPAAIAKMREQIGDRRIHVICHCLGSVSFTMSLFAKAVTGITSVISNSAALTPRVPNWSFVKLNLAPFLVEYVLGLPHLNPRWSEEAGITKGKLFSKTVSAFHHECNVPSCHMLSVMWGTGWPALYSHENLHEVTHQRGADLYGGTGLHYYRHVRKMVKNNNTAVKLEPNNPKYDRLPNNYLEYAREIETPVLFMTGDNNHVFTDSNIVCHKRLEQIVPGRHELHVFPGYGHQDVFMGKNVHIDIFPRLLQFLNKQRSKYVSGNTVATTAN
- a CDS encoding family 1 glycosylhydrolase, encoding MHHFQKKVAVVKSTTAETNVYEVLPNTEVEILPDYEEALRALDYEQVDAILADDSILLGIIQQQPGQYRLVNHRLTEEPYAAAVVKGDRFLLNAVDQAVRHFKESGTWVESFTRYFSSQPVPELPKMGRRSSLGDITNQNNVPSSPTLPLPPSPTPPLPLAKPGTALRRIQNRGYLIVAVKDNVPGFGYRDPKTGEYSGLEIDLARAVAEQIFGARAKVKFHPVKSEQRLPLLRSLASIFDPVQKIFSILSTSLTSNWWHLGMAGKLPEFLCPKECVGQQDFVGFDYYWGISNLRIHRVKQLMDAAFGRFNNAPVWSGVLYDMLKFHAKLFPDKEILIVENGCVDVADGVKREDYIRQHIREVQRACNDGVKVAGYVCWSMTSNREWGLKFGPASDFGLYHIDLDTDSELKRKPTTAAATYREIIEKRTV